Proteins from a genomic interval of Rhodococcus rhodochrous:
- a CDS encoding DUF3618 domain-containing protein: MARDTEDIEREIEKARNQLASTLDELSVRANPKNLVASTKQTLIAKVNQPQVKKYAAIAAGTVVGLLVLRRILR; encoded by the coding sequence GTGGCTAGGGACACCGAGGACATCGAGCGGGAGATCGAGAAAGCCCGCAATCAGCTCGCGAGCACACTCGACGAACTGAGCGTCCGCGCCAACCCGAAGAATCTGGTGGCGAGCACGAAGCAGACCCTCATCGCGAAGGTGAACCAGCCGCAGGTGAAGAAGTACGCAGCGATCGCGGCCGGCACGGTGGTCGGATTGCTGGTGCTGCGCAGGATCCTGCGCTGA
- a CDS encoding TetR/AcrR family transcriptional regulator, with the protein MSSPEPGDPLPQSVQLAWGLSDSGTRGPRRGLTLEQVLDAAIEVAGAEGLDALSMSRVAKHLGFTTMSLYRYVSNKDQLVELAWDRAIGPPPELPAVGEWRERLDAWAMAEYRSLRAHKWLTQYPIRTAPYYPNNLLWLDAGLDALSATPLDEPAKVQVVTMISLYAIGRARFSWELGSDAADDPTDAPAMLRRILDPGKYPSVLAAVEGGAFDPDESDADDEAVWHEQDFRFGLERLLDGIDVLIRRAEDGS; encoded by the coding sequence ATGAGCAGTCCCGAGCCCGGCGATCCGCTGCCGCAGAGTGTGCAGCTGGCATGGGGTTTGAGCGACAGTGGCACCCGCGGTCCGCGACGGGGGCTCACCCTCGAGCAGGTCCTCGACGCGGCGATCGAGGTGGCGGGCGCCGAAGGGCTCGACGCGCTCTCGATGAGCCGGGTCGCCAAGCATCTGGGTTTCACCACCATGTCGCTGTACCGCTACGTGAGCAACAAGGACCAGCTCGTCGAACTCGCGTGGGACCGCGCGATCGGACCGCCTCCCGAACTACCGGCCGTAGGCGAGTGGCGGGAACGGCTCGACGCGTGGGCGATGGCCGAGTACCGGAGTCTGCGCGCGCACAAGTGGTTGACGCAGTACCCGATCCGCACGGCGCCGTACTATCCCAACAACCTGCTCTGGCTCGACGCCGGACTCGACGCGCTGTCCGCCACGCCGCTCGACGAACCTGCGAAAGTGCAAGTGGTGACCATGATCTCGCTCTACGCCATCGGTCGCGCACGCTTCTCGTGGGAGCTCGGAAGCGATGCCGCGGACGACCCGACCGACGCCCCGGCGATGCTGCGGCGCATCCTCGACCCGGGGAAGTACCCCTCGGTGCTGGCGGCGGTCGAGGGCGGTGCGTTCGACCCCGACGAGAGTGACGCCGACGACGAGGCAGTATGGCACGAACAGGACTTCCGTTTCGGTCTCGAACGACTGCTGGACGGAATCGACGTACTCATCCGACGTGCGGAGGACGGATCATGA
- a CDS encoding dipeptidase, protein MTATDTDATQRIRERIREAMPAARDDLAQLVAFRSVADPRQFPVEECVGAANWVRDAFAEAGIENVETVETADGSLAVLGHTPAPEGAPTVLLYSHYDVQPPGDESLWHSEPFTLTERDGRWYGRGAADCKGNVVMHLLALRALRADGPLPVGVRIVIEGSEEMGGAGLDHLVAERPELFDADLIVIGDSGNAEVGRPTLTTTLRGIANVDVHIETLRGEIHSGMYGGAAPDALAALIHLLGTLRDEHGNTVVDGLDCTATWDGVPYPEDRFRTDAGVLDGVSLPTSGTVADAVWARPALTVLGIDAPPVVGSAAAVVPRASARLNLRVPPGIDARTAQDALVAHLEAHVPWGAHLRIDRDVLGEPFRVATDGPGYAALRTALETAYGREVGTAGQGGSIPLCTALQRAVPRAEIALIGVEEPRCVIHAPNESVDPTEIENLAVAEALLLTSLAPR, encoded by the coding sequence ATGACAGCGACAGACACCGACGCGACACAGCGCATCCGGGAACGGATCCGGGAGGCGATGCCCGCCGCGCGCGACGACCTCGCGCAGCTCGTCGCGTTCCGCTCCGTCGCGGATCCGCGCCAGTTCCCGGTGGAGGAATGCGTCGGTGCGGCGAACTGGGTGCGGGATGCCTTCGCCGAGGCGGGAATCGAGAACGTCGAGACGGTCGAGACCGCCGACGGCTCGCTCGCGGTGCTGGGCCACACACCCGCGCCCGAGGGCGCCCCGACGGTTCTGCTCTACAGCCACTACGACGTTCAGCCGCCCGGCGACGAATCGCTCTGGCACAGCGAACCGTTCACGCTCACCGAGCGGGACGGCCGCTGGTACGGCCGCGGCGCCGCGGATTGCAAGGGCAACGTCGTCATGCACCTGCTCGCGCTGCGGGCCCTGCGCGCGGACGGCCCGCTGCCCGTCGGTGTCCGCATCGTCATCGAGGGCTCGGAGGAGATGGGCGGCGCCGGCCTCGACCACCTCGTCGCCGAACGACCTGAACTGTTCGACGCCGATCTCATCGTCATCGGCGACAGCGGCAACGCCGAGGTCGGCCGTCCCACCCTCACCACGACGCTGCGCGGCATCGCGAACGTCGACGTCCACATCGAGACGCTGAGGGGCGAAATCCACTCCGGGATGTACGGGGGAGCGGCACCCGACGCGCTCGCCGCGCTGATCCATCTGCTCGGCACCTTGCGCGACGAGCACGGCAACACCGTCGTCGACGGACTGGACTGCACCGCGACCTGGGACGGCGTGCCCTATCCCGAAGACCGTTTCCGCACCGACGCGGGCGTGCTCGACGGTGTCTCGCTGCCCACCTCCGGCACCGTCGCCGACGCGGTGTGGGCGCGACCGGCACTGACCGTCCTCGGGATCGACGCCCCGCCCGTGGTCGGATCGGCCGCGGCGGTCGTGCCGCGTGCGTCCGCGCGCCTGAACCTGCGCGTGCCGCCCGGCATCGACGCCCGTACCGCCCAGGACGCGCTCGTCGCCCATCTCGAGGCCCACGTGCCGTGGGGAGCGCATCTGCGCATCGACCGCGACGTCCTCGGCGAACCCTTCCGGGTGGCCACGGACGGTCCCGGTTACGCCGCGCTGCGCACCGCGCTCGAGACCGCCTACGGCCGGGAGGTCGGGACCGCCGGGCAGGGCGGCTCGATCCCGCTGTGCACCGCGCTGCAACGCGCCGTGCCGCGGGCCGAGATCGCCCTGATCGGCGTCGAGGAACCGCGCTGCGTCATCCACGCGCCGAACGAGAGCGTCGATCCCACCGAGATCGAGAATCTCGCCGTGGCCGAGGCGTTGCTGCTGACCTCGCTGGCGCCGCGGTAA
- the bcp gene encoding thioredoxin-dependent thiol peroxidase — protein MTENSRLAPGDPAPDFTLPDADGNEVSLSDYRGRKVIVYFYPAASTPGCTKQACDFRDSLAELNEAGLEVIGVSPDKPAKLAKFRDAEELTFPLLSDPEKTTLQAWGAFGEKKMYGKTVTGVIRSTFLVDEDGKIEVAQYNVRATGHVAKLRRDLSV, from the coding sequence ATGACCGAGAACAGCAGACTCGCCCCCGGTGATCCCGCACCCGATTTCACTCTTCCCGATGCCGACGGCAACGAGGTGTCGCTGTCGGACTATCGCGGACGCAAGGTCATCGTGTACTTCTACCCCGCCGCGAGCACCCCGGGATGCACGAAGCAGGCGTGCGACTTCCGCGACAGTCTCGCCGAACTGAACGAAGCGGGCCTCGAGGTGATCGGCGTCTCGCCCGACAAGCCGGCCAAGCTCGCGAAGTTCCGCGACGCCGAAGAGCTGACGTTCCCGCTGCTGTCGGATCCCGAGAAGACCACCCTCCAGGCGTGGGGCGCCTTCGGCGAGAAGAAGATGTACGGCAAGACCGTCACCGGCGTCATCCGCTCGACCTTCCTCGTCGACGAGGACGGGAAGATCGAGGTCGCGCAGTACAACGTCCGCGCGACCGGGCACGTGGCGAAGCTGCGCCGCGACCTGTCCGTCTGA